The Haloplanus salinarum genome includes a region encoding these proteins:
- a CDS encoding DUF7127 family protein, whose translation MVRQQYAGEDDRFVRRYDYEDGWVIAADVGAADDRLATDVVDGTAIVLVDDEVELEFEVPGSVESVDTNNGVLVVRGDR comes from the coding sequence ATGGTGAGACAACAATACGCCGGCGAGGACGATCGGTTCGTCCGCCGGTACGACTACGAGGACGGGTGGGTAATCGCGGCCGACGTCGGCGCGGCGGACGACCGTCTGGCCACCGACGTCGTCGACGGGACGGCCATCGTGCTCGTCGACGACGAGGTGGAACTGGAGTTCGAGGTTCCCGGATCGGTCGAGAGCGTCGACACCAATAACGGCGTGCTCGTCGTGAGGGGCGACCGATGA